A stretch of Lathyrus oleraceus cultivar Zhongwan6 chromosome 6, CAAS_Psat_ZW6_1.0, whole genome shotgun sequence DNA encodes these proteins:
- the LOC127095784 gene encoding uncharacterized protein LOC127095784 isoform X1, with translation MEPGKYDPRYSGELLKHMDKQNEVLMETYRSMLHELQKLQVEEEMIMRKLYEVMSVHGLTKQTTPTLPLIVLELNKSIMKSGQHMKINKENFARIIKFPSLVDQY, from the exons ATGGAGCCTGGAAAATATGACCCAAGATACTCGGGAGAGTTGTTGAA GCATATGGATAAGCAGAATGAGGTCCTAATGGAAACATACAGATCAATGTTGCATGAATTGCAAAAACTCCAG GTGGAAGAAGAGATGATTATGCGCAAGCTTTATGAAGTAATGTCCGTCCATGGTCTCACTAAACAG ACAACTCCAACGCTTCCCTTAATAGTGCTAGAGCTGAACAAATCAATAATGAAGTCAGGACAACACATGAAGATCAATAAGGAGAATTTTGCAAGAATTATAAAATTTCCATCTCTAGTGGATCAATATTAA
- the LOC127095784 gene encoding uncharacterized protein LOC127095784 isoform X2, giving the protein MEPGKYDPRYSGELLKHMDKQNEVLMETYRSMLHELQKLQVEEEMIMRKLYEVMSVHGLTKQNEDNSNASLNSARAEQINNEVRTTHEDQ; this is encoded by the exons ATGGAGCCTGGAAAATATGACCCAAGATACTCGGGAGAGTTGTTGAA GCATATGGATAAGCAGAATGAGGTCCTAATGGAAACATACAGATCAATGTTGCATGAATTGCAAAAACTCCAG GTGGAAGAAGAGATGATTATGCGCAAGCTTTATGAAGTAATGTCCGTCCATGGTCTCACTAAACAG AATGAAGACAACTCCAACGCTTCCCTTAATAGTGCTAGAGCTGAACAAATCAATAATGAAGTCAGGACAACACATGAAGATCAATAA
- the LOC127095784 gene encoding uncharacterized protein LOC127095784 isoform X3 produces MEPGKYDPRYSGELLKHMDKQNEVLMETYRSMLHELQKLQVEEEMIMRKLYEVMSVHGLTKQLSHTRNVLYLFVTHKKNNMF; encoded by the exons ATGGAGCCTGGAAAATATGACCCAAGATACTCGGGAGAGTTGTTGAA GCATATGGATAAGCAGAATGAGGTCCTAATGGAAACATACAGATCAATGTTGCATGAATTGCAAAAACTCCAG GTGGAAGAAGAGATGATTATGCGCAAGCTTTATGAAGTAATGTCCGTCCATGGTCTCACTAAACAG TTGTCTCACACTAGAAATGTTTTATATCTATTTGTCACCCATAAAAAGAACAACATGTTTTAG